Proteins encoded in a region of the Quercus lobata isolate SW786 chromosome 8, ValleyOak3.0 Primary Assembly, whole genome shotgun sequence genome:
- the LOC115956484 gene encoding putative receptor like protein 25, translating to MAKNLTKINLSYNDLIGGISSTNWIDLSNLFNLDLRSNSLDGNIPTTLKGPLLNVYSLSVPRLRSNQLEGELVVPPPFATYLDFSRNNFYSAIPASIGHSLPFAYFFSLSNNKFHWGIPLSLCGTTYIQILDLSYNTLNGTIPQCLIEMSNTLKGVGFEEKQRGSISDTFLDVCDVITVTSKVLDIELVKILIIVTLIDISCNNLDGPIPPSLGNLAQLESLDLSSNNLTGEIPMQLADLIFLAVLKLSFNQLVEQIPQGKQFATFSEDSYEWNKGLCGYPLEIECTSTEPRSLHPTFEETHSNSRIVIDWNFLSSELGFVVGLGILIGPLTFWKRWRIWYYKN from the exons ATGGCCAAGAATTTGACCAAGATAAACCTTTCTTATAATGATCTAATAGGTGGGATTAGTTCCACTAACTGGATAGATCTTTCGAATCTTTTTAACCTTGACTTGCGTTCCAATTCGCTTGATGGGAATATTCCA ACGACCCTTAAAGGACCTTTACTCAATGTTTATAGTTTGAGTGTCCCTAGACTTCGTTCCAACCAGCTTGAGGGGGAACTCGTGGTTCCCCCACCATTTGCCACATACTTGGATTTCTCGAGGAATAACTTCTACTCTGCCATACCAGCTAGCATTGGTCACTCCCTTCCTTTTGcttatttcttctctctttcaaaCAATAAATTCCATTGGGGTATCCCTCTTTCATTATGCGGCACtacatatattcaaattcttGATCTGTCATATAATACTTTGAATGGCACAATTCCCCAATGCTTGATTGAGATGAGCAATACTCTTAAGGGTGTTGGATTTGAGGAGAAACAAAGGGGCTCAATATCTGATACATTTCTAGATGTTTGTG ATGTGATAACAGTAACTAGTAAGGTTCTAGACATCGAGCTAGTGAAGATTTTAATTATAGTCACCTTGATTGACATTTCCTGCAATAATCTTGATGGGCCAATCCCACCATCTCTGGGAAACTTAGCTCAACTGGAATCCTTAGACTTGTCAAGCAACAATCTCACTGGGGAGATCCCCATGCAACTTGCAGATCTTATTTTCTTGGCAGTCCTAAAGCTTTCGTTTAATCAATTGGTTGAGCAGATTCCACAAGGCAAGCAATTTGCTACATTTTCAGAAGATTCCTATGAGTGGAACAAGGGATTATGTGGGTACCCTTTGGAGATAGAATGCACATCTACTGAGCCTAGATCACTACATCCAACATTTGAAGAAACTCATTCGAATTCTAGAATTGTGATTGACTGGAATTTCTTAAGTTCAGAACTGGGATTTGTTGTTGGCCTTGGGATTCTCATTGGACCCCTTACGTTTTGGAAGAGGTGGAGGATATGGTATTACAAAAACTGA
- the LOC115957312 gene encoding transcription factor bHLH140, whose product MEMEIDDTPKPKGEETKGKPIVVILVGAPGSGKSTFCEQVMASSTRPWVRICQDTIGNGKSGTKAQCLKSAASALNDGKSLFIDRCNLDREQRAEFVKLGNPNIDVHAIVLDLPAKLCISRTVKRTGHEGNLQGGKAAAVVNRMLQKKEFPKLSEGYTRITFCQNESDVQAAHNTYSALGPLDTLPNGSFGQKNPDAKIQLGIMRFLKKVEVPANTVSDANSIQSSVSHKNTEEKEPSYKGHDNISSFSGNASKELKEGENLAVCSSGSHASLNNTPTLAFPSISTSDFQFNLEKASDIIVEVVEEYVNKLGSARLVLVDVSHKSKILSLVKTKAAQKNIELNKFFTFVGDITKLYSEGGLRCNVIANAANWRLKPGGGGVNAAIFNAAGPALEIATKEQAQSLHPGKAVVVPLPSTSPLFSREGVTHVIHVLGPNMNQHRPNCLNNDYIKGCQILREAYTSLFEGFASIIRTQGKLAKVSNENLDSNPSGAQEVIEGANTKHSPNNDQKSKREHEHDYDRSKKCKGSQDEIVADIPESKIGKVDKNNDKIDGSMTKAWGSWAQALHKIAMHPQSHKDVVLEISDDVVVLNDLYPKARRHLLVLARSEGLDRLADVSKDHLQLLKTMHDVGLKWAEKFLQEDASLIFRLGYHSVPSMRQLHLHVISQDFDSKNLKNKKHWNSFNTAFFLDSVDVLEEVSSHGKATLRDDESLLSMELRCHRCRSAHPNIPRLKSHISNCRAPFPPSLLQNSRLVLAPCNAGIDP is encoded by the exons atggaaatggaaatCGATGACACTCCAAAACCCAAAG GTGAAGAGACAAAAGGGAAGCCTATCGTGGTGATATTGGTGGGTGCACCAGGTAGTGGCAAGTCCACATTTTGTGAACAAGTCATGGCCTCTTCTACAAGACCCTGGGTTCGCATTTGCCAG GATACCATTGGAAATGGTAAGTCTGGAACAAAAGCTCAGTGCCTAAAGAGTGCTGCTAGTGCATTGAATGATGGAAAAAGTTTATTTATCGATAGATGCAATCTCGACCGAGAACAGCGTGCAGAATTTGTGAAGCTTGGCAATCCCAATATAGATGTGCATGCCATTGTGCTTGATCTTCCGGCTAAACTCTGTATATCTCGAACAGTTAAACGGACTGGGCATGAGGGAAACTTGCAAGGTGGAAAAGCTGCTGCAGTGGTGAACCGAATGctacaaaagaaagaatttcCTAAACTGAGTGAAGGGTATACTCGGATCACATTTTGCCAGAATGAGAGTGATGTCCAAGCTGCTCATAACACATACAGTGCACTTGGTCCTTTGGATACACTTCCCAATGGCTCCTTTGGCCAGAAGAACCCAGATGCCAAAATTCAGCTTGGTATAATGAGGTTTTTAAAGAAAGTAGAGGTTCCTGCTAACACAGTATCTGATGCAAATAGCATTCAGAGTTCTGTTTCTCATAAGAATACTGAGGAAAAGGAGCCCAGCTACAAAGGACACGATAATATATCTTCATTTTCAGGGAATGCCAGTAAGGAGTTAAAGGAAGGTGAAAACCTGGCAGTTTGCTCTTCTGGCAGTCATGCTTCTTTGAACAACACTCCTACTCTGGCATTTCCATCTATTTCAACATCAGATTTCCAATTCAACCTTGAGAAAGCCTCTGATATTATTGTCGAGGTAGTTGAGGAATATGTAAATAAGCTTGGGAGTGCCAGGCTTGTGTTGGTGGACGTGTCTCATAAATCAAAGATTTTGTCTTTGGTTAAGACAAAAGCTGCCCAGAAAAACATTGAGTTGAATAAGTTTTTTACATTTGTAGGAGATATCACAAAACTTTATTCAGAAGGAGGTTTACGCTGCAATGTAATAGCTAATGCTGCAAATTG GCGACTTAAACCTGGAGGTGGAGGTGTGAATGCTGCAATTTTTAATGCTGCTGGTCCTGCCCTTGAGATTGCAACCAAAGAACAAGCTCAATCTCTTCACCCGGGGAAAGCTGTGGTTGTTCCTCTCCCTTCAACTTCTCCCTTGTTTAGTAGGGAAGGGGTTACCCATGTCATACATGTTCTTGGACCAAATATGAACCAACATCGACCAAATTGTCTGAACAATGACTATATTAAAGGCTGCCAAATTCTCCGCGAAGCTTACACTTCATTATTTGAAGGTTTTGCATCTATAATTAGGACCCAAGGAAAGTTGGCCAAAGTAAGCAATGAAAACCTTGACTCAAATCCTTCAGGGGCACAAGAGGTCATTGAAGGTGCAAATACAAAGCATTCTCCAAATAATGATCAAAAGAGTAAGAGAGAGCATGAACATGACTATGATAGAAGCAAAAAATGCAAAGGATCTCAGGATGAAATTGTGGCAGATATCCCTGAGTCCAAAATCGGAAAGGTAGACAAAAACAATGACAAGATTGATGGAAGCATGACCAAGGCATGGGGATCATGGGCTCAAGCTCTTCATAAAATTGCCATGCACCCTCAGTCACATAAGGATGTTGTGCTGGAGATATCAGATGATGTTGTAGTACTGAATGATCTTTATCCCAAG GCAAGAAGGCATCTTTTGGTGCTAGCACGATCTGAAGGTCTTGATCGCCTTGCAGATGTTAGTAAAGACCATTTGCAGTTATTAAAGACAATGCACGATGTGGGTTTGAAGTGGGCTGAGAAGTTTCTGCAAGAAGATGCATCATTGATCTTCCGCCTTGGCTATCACTCG GTCCCATCAATGCGACAACTACACCTTCATGTTATTAGCCAAGATtttgattcaaaaaatttgaaaaataaaaagcactGGAACTCATTCAATACCGCTTTCTTTCTCGACTCTGTAGATGTACTTGAGGAAGTCAGCAGCCATGGTAAAGCAACCTTAAGAGATGATGAAAGCTTGTTATCTATGGAGTTGCGTTGTCACCGATGTAGAAGTGCACACCCCAACATACCTCGGTTAAAATCACACATAAGCAATTGTCGAGCCCCCTTTCCACCCTCTCTACTTCAAAATTCCCGCTTAGTGCTTGCCCCATGTAATGCTGGTATTGATCCTTAG